A window of Aquibium oceanicum genomic DNA:
GGGAAACAGGCGCGCCGACGGGTATGCCTGCCGTGGGGGCCGCAAATGAACGAAATGAACCCGCGCATCAGCCAGCCGGCCTTGCGCCGGCGCCGGCCCAGACGGTTGTCCGAGGTTTTCCTGCGTCTTGCCGCGGAAGCCGAAGGCAGGGTCACGGTCGAGGCGGTGCGCGATGCGCTGGGGGATCGCAGCTTCGCCGCGCTGCTCGTCTTCTTCGCGTCCTTCAACCTGCTTCCGCTGCCGCCCGGCTCGTCCGTCATCCTCGGACTGCCGCTGATCATCGTCTCGGCGCAGATGGTCATGGGCAACAAGACCGCGTGGCTCCCCGCCTTCCTGATGCGCAAGTCCGTCAGCGCGGAGCACTTCCGGAACTTCGCCGCCCGGTCCGTTCCGCGCCTCATCTATATCGAGCGGTTGATCAAGCCGCGCTACTGGCCCTTCTGGCGCAGGCGGGGCGACCGCGTCATCGGCGCTATCGCCCTCATCCTGTCCATTGCCGTCTTCCTTCCCATCCCGCTCGGCAATTGGCTTCCCGCCTTCGCCACGGCGCTGGTCGGGCTGGCGCTGTCGGAGCGCGACGGCGTCCTCTTCGCGGTCGGCTGCGTCGTCGGGGTGACGTCCCTCGCCGTCATCGCCGTCGTGGTCGCCTCCGCCGGCGCGGTGCTGACGCTCCTGTGGGAAACCGCGGGCATGCATCACTGGTGGTGACCGCGCCGTCGGCCTGAACGGCGCTCGCGGCGACGGCCTGCACGATTGCCCAAAGGCGACGTCGCTTTTGAATGGGCGCGCGTCGCCTCATGAGAAGCGGCCAGCACACGGTTGCGGCAATGCTCGCCGGACATCCAGCGCGGAGCATGGCCGATGGCCGATCTGATCGTCGTCTACTGGCGGGACATTCCCGCGCAGGTCATCGTCAAGAAGGGTCGCACCAACGCCAAGCGGGAGCTCTCGCTGCGCTTCACCGAGGCGATCGACATGGCCGCCATGCGCTCCGGTTCGGCCGAGAGCGACGACTACCTGGCCGAATGGCGCAAGGCCGATCCGGTGCCCGTGAGCGACGATCTCGAAGCCGAAGCCAACAAGGCGGTGGCCGCGATCGAGGCCGAGTTCGACCGCGACCGTCTGGTCGCCCTTGCCAAGGCGGGCGGTCATGACCAGCGCTGATCCGAACACCGGCACCACCACGGCGAAGGGACCGGCAAGTGCGGCGCCGCAATCGCTGCCTCCGGCTGCGGCGGCCGGCGTGACCCAGGCCTCGATCGTCAAGAAGACCGCGCCGAAATCGGACTACAAGCCCTCCGACGTGTCGCCGCAGCGCCGCGTCCAGCGCCGCTACTCCATGCGCCTGTGGTCGATCCGCCATTCGCGCGCGCTGGAATGGTTCTACGCGCGCTTCGCCGACGTCTTCCTTCTCCTGCATCCGCTGTGGAAGGGCATCGGCTACGGCCGCGTCGAAGCCCCGGTCAAGT
This region includes:
- a CDS encoding exopolysaccharide biosynthesis protein, coding for MNEMNPRISQPALRRRRPRRLSEVFLRLAAEAEGRVTVEAVRDALGDRSFAALLVFFASFNLLPLPPGSSVILGLPLIIVSAQMVMGNKTAWLPAFLMRKSVSAEHFRNFAARSVPRLIYIERLIKPRYWPFWRRRGDRVIGAIALILSIAVFLPIPLGNWLPAFATALVGLALSERDGVLFAVGCVVGVTSLAVIAVVVASAGAVLTLLWETAGMHHWW
- a CDS encoding virulence factor; translation: MADLIVVYWRDIPAQVIVKKGRTNAKRELSLRFTEAIDMAAMRSGSAESDDYLAEWRKADPVPVSDDLEAEANKAVAAIEAEFDRDRLVALAKAGGHDQR